The sequence CCTTCAGGAGACCGCGCAGCGCGTCAGCGCGCAGAAACAGCAGTCCGAGAGCACGCTCTCGGAGTCGAAGACGGCGCTCGAAGCGCTCGACGACATCGACGAGGACGCGATGATGTACCGCGAAGTCGGCGAACTGCTCGTCGAGACCGAGTACGACGAGGCCCACGACCAGCTCGAAGACCGCGTCGAGAGCCTCGAGATTCGCGTCGAGCAGCTCAAAAAGCAGGAGGAGCGCGTCCAGGACGAGTTCGAGAGCCTGCAGACCGAGCTCCAGCAGATGCTGCAGGGCGGCGGCGCGGGCGGCCCCGGCGGTCCCGGCGGGATGGGCGGCCCCGGTGCAGGCGGCGCGTAGATGAACGCCGACGCCGAACCGAGCGACGACGAGGTCGTCGAGACGGCCGCCGACGCCGCCGAGGGCGTCATCTTCGCGCACTACAAGCAGTCCGACGTGCGCGACGTGGACGTGACGGTCACGTTCGAGGACGGCGTCCTGGACGTGGACGTGTACCTGAACGCGCCCGACGACGACGCCGACCCCGAAGCCGTCGCCGACGAAGCGGCGCTGGCGGCGCGCGACGCCGTCGACGACCTGTTCGCGGCGAGCGAGTAGCCGCGACGGCCGCGCCGGCCGCTTTCTGTCGATACTCACCCCCGAGCGAGGCAAACAGTTATGTTTTTAGATGGTAACTGTTAACACATGGCTATCGGTGGTCGAGACCGCAGCGGAACGACGGCGCTGGACAGACTCCGGTCGCACTACAACCGAGTCGACCTGCGCTGCCCGCAGTGCGGGTACAGAGACGAAGACGGACAGTGGACCGCGCGGACGACGGGTTCACAGGTGTTGTATCGCCACGTCTGTCCGAGCTGCGGCGAGATTCGGACCCGGACGCTTCGACTGAGTCAGTGACCTCACGGCGACGGAGACGCGCCGGCGTCCGATAGCGATGGCGCTCCCTCGAACACCAGTTCTCGGCGACCGCCCGTCGCCACTACGGGGGCGCGAATCGGCGAACCAGAAGCCGACCGCTCACGCGAGGAAGAAGATGAGGACGCTCACGAGTATCGTCGCGCAGGCGATGGCCGCGGCGAACGCCCCGCCCATCGAGACGGCGACGTTGGCGTGACTGGCGAGCGTCTCGGTGCGGTCGTTGCCGAAGACGGTCACCTCGGCGTGTTCGACGGCCATGCCGGACTCGACGGGTTCGCAGTCGGCGACCGCCTCCGAGACCAGACGGCGAATCAGCGACCTGAGTTCGTCGCGGTCGATGGCGGCACCGACCTGGTTGTCCGCCTTCACCGTGTTGACGATGTGCGTGTCGGTGGTCATCACTTCCGCGGCGTCGACGAGGCTACCGCCGTCTCCGACGACGCGTTCGGCCCCCGCCGCTTCTGCGTCGTCCTCCGTGCTGGGTGCGCTGACGACCTCCGGGTCGTCGGGAGACGTCGACTCGACGGCCTCACAGAGGTCCGAGACGATGCTGTCGCGGAGCCCCGGTTCCATGTTGTTGCCGTCGACGAGCACGTACGCCGTTCGCTGCCCCTCGACTTCCGAGACCGCGACGCGGATGCCGAGCGGCCCGATTCCCTCCCGCGGTGTCCACTCGGTCGGGTCCGAGGCGACGCCCAGACGCAACCGGTCGGTGCCGGCGTCAGAGAGCGCCCGGCCGACCGCTCCGGCCCCGCGAATCATGTCGAAGGAGCGCCGACTTCCGGGCGTGACGTGGCCGAGGTCCGGACCTTCGAGGCCGTTGTTGCAGTTGTGGGCGTCGACGAGCAGCACGTCGTCCAGTCCGCTGGTTCGCGCCTCCGTCGCCGCCGAGAGCCCGACCGAGTACTCCACGTCGTCGGCGAAGTTCGGAGCGAACGTCGAGACGACGAGCGCGTCGTCGCCGAAGCGTTGGCCGACGAGTTTCGCCTCGCCGGAGTCGACGCGGACGCTCTTGCTGGCTTCGGCGCTGTACTCGATGCGCTCGTGGGCGCTCTCGGCGGCTTCGAGGATGGTGTCGACTTCGCGCTCGGTGACGAGGTTGAAGTCGTGACCGGCGGTGGCGTGCGGCGGGAACGCCAGCCCTTCGCTGCGTCGGGCGACGCGTTCGGGGAAGTTGCCGCCGCCGATCTCGCCCATCGGACCGGGGTGAATCATCGGGAGGACGAACCGCGCCTTCTCGTCGCCGTCGGCGTCGCGGAACGCGAGGACGGTGACGGGGACGACCGCTTCCTGGCCGAGTTGTTCGAAGAAGTCCTCCAGCTCTCGGGAGCCCTCGGCGATGTGGCCGATGAACCCGCGGATGAAGTCGAGGACGGAGACGCCGAGGCTGTTGCGCCACGGTCGGTCGATGACTTCGAGGAAGGCGTAGACGCTCATCGCGTAGATGACGCACATGACTCCGAGGAGGACGAAGTGGTCGGGCGTCAGCGCCGAGACGACGTCGGGCGCTTGCTCGGAGCGGGCGAAGTACGGCATCAGGTACGCGTCGAGGACGGGACCGCCGACTTCGAGGTAGCTGAGCGTCCCGCTGTAGATGAACAGCAGTACCGCCGAGACGACCGTCTGGATGCTCGCCGGAATCGACGCGACGAGGATGGACGAGCGCGACACGGCCATGATGACGAGCAGGCGGAGCGCGAAGATGGACGCGAGCGCGACGACGAGCACGTCGTAGACGAACCGCTGGTCGAGCGAGGCGAACACGGCGACGATGGCCGCGACGGTGAGCAGTCCGACGAGGACGATTTCGCAGGCCAGCGCCAGAAGCGACGAGCGGTTGGGCGTCAGTCGCCCGCCGAGAAACCGGTCGACGCCGGTGGTCGCGACGCTGGCGACGACCGTCGGGATGCCGACGAAGAAGATGCCCTCCCAGGCGTCTTTGCCGACGAAGAACAGCCCTCGCCACGTGCCTTCGCGGAGTCCGGAGTCGAACGCGCCGACGCCCGCGATGGCGGCGATGAGCAGCGCGAACCCGAGGCTCGCGTACCACGAGGGCGCGCGGAAGATGAACCGCGACAACCCGGCGAGGTTGCTCTGCGACGCTGTCATGCCGACGAGGTTGTGGGCGTGCCTCCTAAAACCTCGCTACTTGTTGCGACGAAGCGACAGTCACCCCCGCTGTCAGTCCGGACGGACAGCGTCGTCGACGGCGCTCGGGTCGCTCAGTTCTCGCAGCGGGCGATGAAGTTCTCGAACACTTCCTGGCCGCGCTCGGTGTGGGCGACTTCGGGGTGCCACTGGACGCCGTAGAGGTCGCGGGAGGCGTCGCTCATCGCCTCGATGCCGCAGACGTCGCTCGTCGCGGTGTGGGTGAAGCCCTCGGGGAGCTCCTTCACCTCGTCGGCGTGACTCGCCCAGACGCGGGTCTCGGGCGCGAGCGAGCCGACGAGCGGGTCCTCGTCGTCGAGGATGTCGACGGTCACGTCGGCGTAACCGCCGTAGTCGCCCGACCCGACGCGCCCGCCGAGTTCGGTCGCCATCACCTGCATGCCGAGACAGATGCCGAGGACGGGGATGTCGAGGTCGAGATACTCCGCGGAGCGCCCGGCGCGGTCGGCGTCCGGTCCGCCCGAGAGGACGATGCCGTCGGCGTCGACCTCCTCGGGAGGGGTGTCGTTGTCGACGATGTCGGTATCGACGCCCGCGTCGCGCAAAGCCCGCTGCTCCAAGTGTGTGAACTGCCCGTGGTTGTCGATGACGACGACTCTGGTCATAGCCGGGGTTGGACCGACGAGCCTAAAAACGAATCGGACTCGGGTCGAAGTGGGCACGTTCGTGCATCGTAGAACGTGAGAGTCGGCCGTTCACGTGACGCCGAGCGGGAGCGAACTCGAACCGCGGCAGTGGGACTCTCACGAACGGTCGTCGGTCGACTCGAACCGTTCGCTCGCGGACCGAAAGCCGAACTCGGCCTGTTCGTCGCTGCGCCGCTGCTCGCGCGTCGCCAGCGCCTCGGCGTCGGGGTTCACGTCGTCGTCGACGCGGGCGAAGGAGTTGTGAACTTTCGCGTGACACCACCGGCAGAGTGACACAGTAATCTCGTGGCTGGGTTCGGCGTCGTCTCTACCGTTGTCGGCATCGCCGCCGTGATACGAGAGGTGGTGTTCCTCCAACAGCGGGCGCGCCGACGACTGGTGCGCCATCCGAACTTCCTCCAACCCGCAGCGGACGCACTCGCGGCCGTCGGTGGTCGACCGGTACTGCGGGCAGTCGCGCCACTCGCAATCTTCCTCGCCGGCGAGACAGCGGTAGTCGTCGGCCCGGCGCGCGCGGGCGAACTCGGGGTCGTCGCCGGCGTGCGACAGCGCGTAGCGGCAGCGGCCGTCGCCGGTCAAGTGGTCACACCGCTCGGCGAACTCGTAGGGGTCGTCCACGCCGACCGGCGTTCCCTTCGGCGTCTTCTCCATGTAGTCGCCCCTCGGTTCCGACGTTACTTGAACGCTCGACGTTCGTCGTTCACCAGAAGAGAGCCTCGTTTCGAGCGTCTCGGGCTCTCGGTCGCGGACGTACGTCTTTTCTCCCCCTACCGGATA is a genomic window of Haloprofundus halophilus containing:
- a CDS encoding prefoldin subunit beta, with the protein product MQGSLPPEAQEKLEELQDLQETAQRVSAQKQQSESTLSESKTALEALDDIDEDAMMYREVGELLVETEYDEAHDQLEDRVESLEIRVEQLKKQEERVQDEFESLQTELQQMLQGGGAGGPGGPGGMGGPGAGGA
- a CDS encoding DUF3194 domain-containing protein — encoded protein: MNADAEPSDDEVVETAADAAEGVIFAHYKQSDVRDVDVTVTFEDGVLDVDVYLNAPDDDADPEAVADEAALAARDAVDDLFAASE
- a CDS encoding HVO_0649 family zinc finger protein, which translates into the protein MAIGGRDRSGTTALDRLRSHYNRVDLRCPQCGYRDEDGQWTARTTGSQVLYRHVCPSCGEIRTRTLRLSQ
- a CDS encoding DUF2070 family protein, producing the protein MTASQSNLAGLSRFIFRAPSWYASLGFALLIAAIAGVGAFDSGLREGTWRGLFFVGKDAWEGIFFVGIPTVVASVATTGVDRFLGGRLTPNRSSLLALACEIVLVGLLTVAAIVAVFASLDQRFVYDVLVVALASIFALRLLVIMAVSRSSILVASIPASIQTVVSAVLLFIYSGTLSYLEVGGPVLDAYLMPYFARSEQAPDVVSALTPDHFVLLGVMCVIYAMSVYAFLEVIDRPWRNSLGVSVLDFIRGFIGHIAEGSRELEDFFEQLGQEAVVPVTVLAFRDADGDEKARFVLPMIHPGPMGEIGGGNFPERVARRSEGLAFPPHATAGHDFNLVTEREVDTILEAAESAHERIEYSAEASKSVRVDSGEAKLVGQRFGDDALVVSTFAPNFADDVEYSVGLSAATEARTSGLDDVLLVDAHNCNNGLEGPDLGHVTPGSRRSFDMIRGAGAVGRALSDAGTDRLRLGVASDPTEWTPREGIGPLGIRVAVSEVEGQRTAYVLVDGNNMEPGLRDSIVSDLCEAVESTSPDDPEVVSAPSTEDDAEAAGAERVVGDGGSLVDAAEVMTTDTHIVNTVKADNQVGAAIDRDELRSLIRRLVSEAVADCEPVESGMAVEHAEVTVFGNDRTETLASHANVAVSMGGAFAAAIACATILVSVLIFFLA
- a CDS encoding GMP synthase subunit A — its product is MTRVVVIDNHGQFTHLEQRALRDAGVDTDIVDNDTPPEEVDADGIVLSGGPDADRAGRSAEYLDLDIPVLGICLGMQVMATELGGRVGSGDYGGYADVTVDILDDEDPLVGSLAPETRVWASHADEVKELPEGFTHTATSDVCGIEAMSDASRDLYGVQWHPEVAHTERGQEVFENFIARCEN
- a CDS encoding DUF7097 family protein, yielding MEKTPKGTPVGVDDPYEFAERCDHLTGDGRCRYALSHAGDDPEFARARRADDYRCLAGEEDCEWRDCPQYRSTTDGRECVRCGLEEVRMAHQSSARPLLEEHHLSYHGGDADNGRDDAEPSHEITVSLCRWCHAKVHNSFARVDDDVNPDAEALATREQRRSDEQAEFGFRSASERFESTDDRS